One stretch of Meriones unguiculatus strain TT.TT164.6M chromosome 7, Bangor_MerUng_6.1, whole genome shotgun sequence DNA includes these proteins:
- the Gsc gene encoding homeobox protein goosecoid — MPASMFSIDNILAARPRCKDAVLPVAPSAAAPVVFPALHGDSLYGAGGATSSDYGAFYPRPVAPGGAGLPAAAVGGSRLGYNSYFYGQLHVQAAPVGPACCGAVPPLGAQQCSCVPTPPGYEGPGSVLVSPVPHQMLPYMNVGTLSRTELQLLNQLHCRRKRRHRTIFTDEQLEALENLFQETKYPDVGTREQLARKVHLREEKVEVWFKNRRAKWRRQKRSSSEESENAEKWNKASSKASPEKREEEGKSDLDSDS, encoded by the exons ATGCCCGCCAGCATGTTCAGCATCGACAACATCCTGGCCGCCCGGCCGCGCTGCAAGGACGCGGTGCTCCCGGTGGCTCCCAGCGCGGCGGCCCCGGTGGTCTTCCCTGCGCTGCACGGGGACTCGCTGTACGGCGCGGGCGGCGCCACCTCCTCGGACTACGGCGCCTTCTACCCGCGTCCCGTGGCCCCCGGGGGCGCGGGCCTCCCGGCGGCGGCGGTCGGCGGCTCCCGCCTCGGCTACAACAGCTACTTCTACGGGCAGCTGCACGTGCAGGCGGCGCCCGTGGGCCCGGCCTGCTGCGGGGCCGTGCCGCCGCTCGGCGCCCAGCAGTGCTCCTGCGTCCCGACGCCCCCAG GCTACGAGGGCCCCGGCTCCGTGCTGGTGTCCCCGGTGCCTCACCAGATGCTGCCTTACATGAACGTGGGCACGCTGTCGCGCACCGAGCTGCAGCTGCTCAACCAGCTGCACTGTCGGCGGAAGCGGCGGCACCGCACCATCTTCACCGACGAGCAGCTCGAAGCCCTGGAGAACCTCTTCCAGGAGACCAAGTACCCGGACGTGGGCACCCGGGAGCAGCTGGCCCGGAAGGTGCACCTCcgggaggagaaggtggag GTCTGGTTTAAGAACCGCCGGGCCAAATGGAGACGGCAGAAGCGGTCCTCCTCGGAGGAGTCGGAAAACGCCGAGAAGTGGAACAAGGCGTCCTCGAAAGCGTCTCccgagaagagggaagaggaaggtaaAAGCGATTTGGACTCGGACAGCTGA